The segment CCGGCTGGGGAGCTGGCGCAGCTACTGCAGTTACAGCCTCGGGGCTTGTCGCCTCGGGTATCACTGCGGTCGGAGGCGCTGCGGCTATTTCTGCGGCAGGCATCTCTGGCGGTACGGCCGCGGTGATAGTTGCATGCATCTCTGTCTTGGGTGTGCTGGGACTTGCGGCACTGGCGATGCATAAGGATTACGCTTTGGACATCGATGCCAGTACAAGCGGACAGGTAGGTGCCTCGGGCGAAAAGCCAGAGATGGGGGGCGGCGGCGCTTTCAAGATGTCGCTCAAGCGCAATGCTAAGTAGCTTCTGGCCGGGCCCGCTGTACTTCTTTTTGTGCAAGAGGTGCGATCACCGCTTCACGTCAAAACGGCGCTTTGGGCTCAAATGTCCCGTGTGCGGCAGTATTAATGTGAGGCGAGATAAGGTCATGGATAAGACCATCTCCAAGTGAGGCTCTAGCCTCCTTAACCACTACCCCCGAGGCTGCAGTGCAGTGTCGGGTGCAATTCGGGCGGTTACCCCATCGACTGCCGAGAGGACTAGTCATTCAACATTGCAGGAACCGTCTCGCAGAAAGCTGATTATCTTCAGCTGTCGAAGTTACTTGATGCGTTTGTCCAAAGTCTGAATCGGAAGCTACTTCGCGAGAAGGGCTGAACTTCTGAGTTCGGCTGACTAAGCGCCGTTTTTTGAGTGTATGTGGCGACGCGCGCTGAGCTAGTGCTCATGTAGCTGGCTAGGGATGGCACTCGATCATGGGCTGCGGCACGGTACAGGCACAGCCCGACAATAGCCAAAAAGAATGGTGGTGAAGCCAGTGCTCGTCGCGGTCTGACGAGCGACATGGAAGATTGTGCAGGAGCGAGCCGGCCTAGGAGTTGAATAGCTTAAAGCCTAGAAAAAGCTAACAAGCAGAGAAATGGCGCATCCGGCGGGATTCGAACCCACGACCCCTGCCTTCGGAGGGCAGTACTCTATCCAGCTGAGCTACGGATGCGTTGCGGGGCGCAATCATACGCATCTCGCCTGCGGGCGTCCATGCCGGCGGGCGGTCCGCTTTGGCGTCCGAAATACCCGGCTACAGATCGCCGGGCTGCCGCCAGCGGGCCGGCCTGCTAGGCTCGGGGGCTCGTTCCAGAGCGGTTGCGGTTAAGGAGAGGCAATGAGCGAAACGATCCGGCTGTGGGATCTGCCCCTGCGTGCGTTCCACTGGTTATTCGCCACGGCGGTGACGGCGGCGATCGTCACCGGTTGGCTCGGCGGCGGTCTGATGGTCTGGCATGGCCGGCTCGGCCTGCTGGTGCTGGGCCTGCTGGTGTTCCGGCTGGTCTGGGGATTGTGCGGTTCGACCTATGCGCGCTGGCCGCGCATCCTCGCGGCGGCGTTTGGCATTCGTGCCTATCTTCGCGGCAGTTGGCAGGAGGCGGGGCACAACCCGCTGGGCTCGCTGTCGGTGCTGGCGATGCTGTTGCTGGTGGGCTTCCAGGTCGGCAGCGGATTGGTGGCGACCGATGACATCGCCTTTCAGGGGCCGCTGAATGCGCTGGTCGGTGCGGCGAGCGCGGACCTCTTAAGCGGCCTGCATCGCCAGGCCAAGTGGCTGCTGCTGGCGCTGATCGGCCTGCACCTGCTGGCGATCCTCTATTACACGCTGGTGCGCCGGTTGCCGCTGGTAGGTGCGATGCTCAACGGGCGCGGGCGCCGCGAGCACCCGGCGCAGCGCGATGCCGAGGGCGGCTCCTGGGTCGCGGCCATTGCCGCCGTGCTGCTGGCGGTGACCGTGGTCTGGACGGTGCAGTCCGCCGCCGGCTGGATGGCGCCGCCACCGGCGGCGCCTGCGCCCGCGCTGGACTGGTAGGGGCGGGGTCAGTCGGCGCGGAACTTGTCGTGGCACGACTTGCAGGACGCGCCGACATCGCCGAAGGCCTTCTTGATCGCAGCCTGGTCGCCGCTCTTGGCGACGCTGGCCAGCTGGTTGGCCGCGGTGTTGAACTGCTTGCCGATGCGCCCGGCTTCGTCGAGGTTCTGGAAGAACTCCGGCTTCAGGCGGGTCTTGTCGCCCAACTGCTCGGTGGTGGTGTCGGGGCTGAACAGCGAGCCCATGCCCGAGTTGGCGATGGCGGCGATGACATCGGCGGCCGCGGCGACCTTGGCCTGGTCGAACGGCTCCTTGCCGTCGATGACCTGGGCCTTGATCTTGCCCATGTTCCAGGACATGAACTGGTAGCCCGCCTGGCGGGTTTCGACCATCTCTTCCGGCTTCATCTGCGCCTGGACGGCGGTGCTTGCCAGCAGCGCTGCGGCAGCGCCCAACATCAGTGCTTTCACGTTCACTCCTCAGATTCCGGTGGTTGGCGGCCAAGACCGCCGGGAGGCCAGACTATACCGCTGCGATTGCCGGCTTAGAGCGGTTTGTGACATGCCGTAACAGAGCCGTGCAAATCAGCCCGGGCTATGGCGTGACCATGTCCTGCCCGATGAACTTGCCGCTCGGCCGACAGCGGTCCTAGCATGGTCCGTTCCTGGCTGGCTGGAACCGGGGGCTGCCCGGGCGGCTCAGATGAACGCCGCACAAGCCGAGGCTCATTTTCAAGCGGGCCGCTGATGCCGCCCATAAGGAGACTGCCATGCAACTCAACGATCCCTCGCTGTTTCGCCAGCAGGCCTATATCGACGGCACCTGGCAGGATGCCGACGGCGGCCAGACCATCGAGGTGAACAACCCGGCCAGCAACGAGATCCTTGGCAGCGTGCCGAAGATGGGCGCGGCCGAGACCCGTCGTGCCATCGAGGCGGCCGAACGTGCGCTGCCGGCCTGGCGCGATCTGACCGCCAAGCAGCGCTCGCAGACGCTGCGCCGCTGGTTCGAGCTGATCATGCAGAACCAGGACGACCTGGCTCGCCTGATGACGCTCGAGCAGGGCAAGCCGCTGGCCGAATCCAAGGGTGAAATCGCCTACGCGGCGTCCTTCATCGAGTGGTTCGCCGAAGAGGCCAAGCGGGTGTACGGCGACACCATCCCCGGGCACCAGGCCGACAAGCGCATCATCGTGATCAAGCAGCCGATCGGCGTGACTGCGGCAATTACGCCGTGGAACTTTCCCGCGGCGATGATCACCCGCAAGGCCGGCCCGGCGCTGGCGGCCGGTTGCACCATGGTGCTCAAGCCGGCTTCGCAGACACCGTTCTCCGCGCTGGCGCTGGCCGCACTGGCCGAGCGCGCCGGGATTCCCAGGGGCGTGTTCAGCGTGGTCACCGGCTCGGCCGGTGATATCGGTGACGAACTCACGCGCAACCCGACGGTACGCAAGATCTCCTTCACCGGCTCCACCGAAGTGGGCGCCAAGCTGATGGCCCAGTGCGCGCCCGGCATCAAGAAGGTTTCGCTGGAGCTGGGCGGTAACGCGCCTTTCATCGTCTTCGACGACGCCGACCTCGACGAGGCGGTCAAGGGCGCGATGCAGTCCAAGTACCGCAACGCCGGGCAGACCTGCGTGTGCGTCAACCGCATCTACGTGCAGGACGGCGTGTACGAGGCCTTCGCCGAAAAATTCCAGGCGGCGGTGGCCAAGCTCCGGGTCGGCGATGGCCTGGCCGAGGGTACCGATGTCGGCCCGTTGATCGACGCCAAGGCCGCCGCCAAGGTGCGCGAGCACATCGAGGACGCGGTTGGCCGTGGCGCCCGAGTGCTCACCGGCGGCAAGGCGCACGACAACGGTGGCAGCTACTTCGAGCCGACGCTGATGGTCGATGTGCCGCACGACGCCAAGGTGGCCAAGGAGGAAACCTTCGGCCCGCTGGCGCCGCTGTTCCGCTTCAAGGACGAGGCCGAGGCGATCGCCCTGGCCAACGACACCGAGTTCGGCCTGGCGGCGTATTTCTACGCCCGCGATCTGGGCCGCGTGTTCCGCGTCGCCGAGGCGTTGGAATCGGGGATGGTCGGCGTGAACACCGGGTTGATCTCCACCGAAGTGGCGCCGTTCGGTGGCGTGAAGTCCTCCGGCCTGGGGCGCGAGGGCTCCAAGTACGGCATCGAGGACTACCTCGAGATCAAATACCTCTGCCTCGGCCTCTGAGGCATGTCGTCGCAGCCGGCCCTTCTTGATCCGGAGGGCTGGCTGTCTTCCGGCTGCTTGAACACAATGACCCGATGGGCTGTGTCGTGGTTGCCGCCTGCTGCGTCAGACCGGCATCGCGAACCGCCCCGTTCGTCCCGTCTGCCGAGTTCGAGCCTTGCCCGCGTCTTCTCATCTCTCCTTTGTCCTGATCGCTTACAGCGAGCCCTGGCGCGCCGACCAGCTGTGCCGGCTGGTCAACGAGCTGCGCCCGGGCATGCAGGTGGCGCTGTTCAGTGACGGCCGCTCGGCGCTGGCGGCCTGCCGGCGGCAGCTGCCGAACCTGATGATCGTCGACGGTGAGCTGGAGGGCCTCGACGGCTTCGCCCTGCTGCGCGAGCTGCGCCGACACGGGCCGAGCCAGCGCCTGCCCTGCATCCTCATCAGCGAACGCACCGATGCGGTGAGCGTGCGCGCTGCGTTGCCGCTGTCGCCGGCCGCCTATCTCGGCAAGCCCTATGACCTGGC is part of the Stutzerimonas balearica DSM 6083 genome and harbors:
- a CDS encoding cytochrome b/b6 domain-containing protein, which gives rise to MSETIRLWDLPLRAFHWLFATAVTAAIVTGWLGGGLMVWHGRLGLLVLGLLVFRLVWGLCGSTYARWPRILAAAFGIRAYLRGSWQEAGHNPLGSLSVLAMLLLVGFQVGSGLVATDDIAFQGPLNALVGAASADLLSGLHRQAKWLLLALIGLHLLAILYYTLVRRLPLVGAMLNGRGRREHPAQRDAEGGSWVAAIAAVLLAVTVVWTVQSAAGWMAPPPAAPAPALDW
- a CDS encoding c-type cytochrome is translated as MLGAAAALLASTAVQAQMKPEEMVETRQAGYQFMSWNMGKIKAQVIDGKEPFDQAKVAAAADVIAAIANSGMGSLFSPDTTTEQLGDKTRLKPEFFQNLDEAGRIGKQFNTAANQLASVAKSGDQAAIKKAFGDVGASCKSCHDKFRAD
- the gabD gene encoding NADP-dependent succinate-semialdehyde dehydrogenase, coding for MQLNDPSLFRQQAYIDGTWQDADGGQTIEVNNPASNEILGSVPKMGAAETRRAIEAAERALPAWRDLTAKQRSQTLRRWFELIMQNQDDLARLMTLEQGKPLAESKGEIAYAASFIEWFAEEAKRVYGDTIPGHQADKRIIVIKQPIGVTAAITPWNFPAAMITRKAGPALAAGCTMVLKPASQTPFSALALAALAERAGIPRGVFSVVTGSAGDIGDELTRNPTVRKISFTGSTEVGAKLMAQCAPGIKKVSLELGGNAPFIVFDDADLDEAVKGAMQSKYRNAGQTCVCVNRIYVQDGVYEAFAEKFQAAVAKLRVGDGLAEGTDVGPLIDAKAAAKVREHIEDAVGRGARVLTGGKAHDNGGSYFEPTLMVDVPHDAKVAKEETFGPLAPLFRFKDEAEAIALANDTEFGLAAYFYARDLGRVFRVAEALESGMVGVNTGLISTEVAPFGGVKSSGLGREGSKYGIEDYLEIKYLCLGL